The window acttttttcacaaatcaggAATCTTATTGGCAGGTTAGATTTACAAGGCATATATTACTACGCCATTATATTATCGATAACTGCGACTTTTCCAAAAACCCTATGCTGTTTttgattaagtacctataaatgggttcataggtacttagtaaaaaatgtgtttttatttttttactttccaattcgctttctttactttcaaaaaGGGCCCCAAATTATTGTGTGCCCAAGGGCCCCAGCCTAGTTTAAGACACCGCTGACTACAGTGAACTCACCTTGCTACTCACGGTGAGGCCGAGGCCTCCCGCCACTGCCGAATTCTCGCCCTCCGCCACGGCCACTTCACCCGAACACCTGAACACGAAACTGAACGCCTTTATCCTACTCTATCTAGGGTAAACAGCCCTTGATAACCTTAATTCATAGGAAATTAGGGAGAAAGTGCCTACTGCAGCTTGCGTGACCCTAGACTGTATCGATTCGTAGAGAGCATGCGCCCATCGAATGTAATGCGGGTGCTACGGGTTCCTTGCGGTTAAAGTTCGAacttgtttataatttatattacctACCTAAGTTTAGAAATAAATCATTCTATCTATGTATATTAGTAAGGCAAATAGCATGATAatgaatatacttattattatccGCTATTGGGAGAGCAGCGCCTTGTTAGTAAACTTATCTCCTAATTATAGAATATTAAAGATAGTTAGTTATTGAGTTGATCTCAAGGtagtattatatataatattggcTTGTTTCTGATACATTTCAAAAGAATTCGGTAAAAATAACTTATCTACTACCTACTAAATTTGTAACCACTAGCGCCATCTGTTAGAATGGTGAGTAAACAAAATAAGACAAGAGTATGCTATGCCTCACGTCACGAGCTCTTTTGAAACGAATAGGCACTCATTATCTCGCATGTGAACGATAATTTGATAAAATGTTGCAACCTAGTTTGTTACATGATCAAATAACCTAGACTCGGTGAAAACATTACTATGCAAGAACATTGTTTTCTCTAAATGAAACACACTTCAAAAGTTCCAAAGATTAGGGACAACTTTAGAAGTTGATTAATGTAAAGGGGATTAAAAAGGACAACAGGATTAGAGGAACATAACATGTACACCTATGAAATCAAATAAAAACCAAATAGTAAAATTGTGAAAATGAACTTTAATTCAGCAAATTTTTATACTAAATGTATAAATATGATATAATCTAGATTTCGTTTTACTACCTAAATAGACATCATGTTATAAAAAGTGTACAACTAAAACTAGTAGCTGATTAAACATCTCAATGTGGCTTATCAATTAGTAAGATCTTGTAAAAgctttaaaattgtttattataggtacttacataatagataaaaataatgaaagcaTATAGCTTATAAACTGACGTTGAACTTCCAAACAACAATCATCATCAATACAATCTTTAACTTCTAGTAAACTTGAAACATTTAACGAGCAAactgaataaattattatccaTAATAAGAAACAAACTTAACAATCTTGATAGctcaaagtaatataatatttttaacaagtCGGATTTGTCACAGTTTTCAAAATTTGGGCTGTAGTTTACTGTATGTATGTGGGATTAGAATCTGGAACTATTTCACATGTTATTAGTATGCCAATCAAACAATGATAAGGTACTTTTTGCCTAATATTACTGTATTGATATTGTAAAGATTAATAagtcttttattattatattatctctTTTGCGTCTTGAAACTAACCGAGAGAGGTTGGCCGTGCAGAACATAGCCATTCAAAGCTTGAATTGCCATTGCTGCTTGATCGTAATTTCTCATTGTCACAAAACCAAAACCTTTGCTCTTATTAGTTTGATGGTCTTTGATAATTTTAACTGACACAATAGCACCATAAGGACCAAATAGCTGCCAAAGAGTTAGTTCTTCCACTTCCGGAGCTATATTGTATATGTAAATAGACCATGTGCTTGGGGAGTTATGGTCCCCAATAGCACCCATATGATTTATCCAATGGTATGGTTTCACCAGAGGGTTTTTCGAAaagttattgttattgtttttatgtttattagggTTACTCTTATTAGCATACTTAACAGTTAGTGGATGTAGGAAACCAGGCGGCGTGGTGCCATTTATATTGACAATGGCTCTTTCCGCTTCATATTGATGTTCATACAGGACGAAGGCAATACCAGCTGCTATACGAGAATTAACTATTTTACCAAATTGTGCGAATAGTCCATGTAAATCCTGCAAGGTCAGTTCGTTAGGCAGGTTACATACGTAAAGGTTCCAGTCGGCTTCCGGCTTTGAAGGAGGCTTCAACTCAGGGTTCAGCAACGCATGAGATACTTTCAACGTCTTGTTCTGCATCAGAAGCCCATTGAACGCCTTCCGAGCCTTGATTGCATCTTCCGGACAAGAGTACTCCACGAAGCCGTAGCCTCTGTTCGCTATCAATTTACAACTTTCCAGTTTACCCATTGTCGAAAATAGTGAGAACATCATATCCTGGGTCATGACTTCAGGAATGTAATTGACGATAAGTTTGGTGGGTGATTCGTCAGGCCCATATTCGTTATTTCCATGACAATTACCGTCTTGACACGATTCCGACATTTTTTAATTGTTGTCGGTGAATGACATTTGACCATAATGTacaatttgcttttttttattcgttCAGTAACATGCATATATCCGTTTACGTGTTCTGTTCTGTCTGTATAGTAAGCATATTTGTTGGGTCGGTCACCCAACCAGGCATTTCTGTAAAACTTTATGGTTACTTTTCGACGTACAATAATcatagagataggaaattatatggaggcgccctgttctactatataaacatcatcttatacaaatatgagtagtttatgaaacaggtcgtcaataatcg is drawn from Pectinophora gossypiella chromosome 7, ilPecGoss1.1, whole genome shotgun sequence and contains these coding sequences:
- the LOC126368073 gene encoding ELAV-like protein 2, with amino-acid sequence MSESCQDGNCHGNNEYGPDESPTKLIVNYIPEVMTQDMMFSLFSTMGKLESCKLIANRGYGFVEYSCPEDAIKARKAFNGLLMQNKTLKVSHALLNPELKPPSKPEADWNLYVCNLPNELTLQDLHGLFAQFGKIVNSRIAAGIAFVLYEHQYEAERAIVNINGTTPPGFLHPLTVKYANKSNPNKHKNNNNNFSKNPLVKPYHWINHMGAIGDHNSPSTWSIYIYNIAPEVEELTLWQLFGPYGAIVSVKIIKDHQTNKSKGFGFVTMRNYDQAAMAIQALNGYVLHGQPLSVSFKTQKR